A window of the Dermatophagoides farinae isolate YC_2012a chromosome 2, ASM2471394v1, whole genome shotgun sequence genome harbors these coding sequences:
- the norpA gene encoding no receptor potential A, producing MTKAYEFNWCRTVPSELLNGNTFDVWEEVFIGSKEKGEIIYEQDALVQVDKFGFFIYWKSEGKEGQVLELCQVNDIRAGGVPKDIRLLAELQNRYKYNLEEISLTICSGTDMVNINYTHIVGPNPEIAKIWQLGLRSITNNNKANNVCPMICLKKHWMKLGFLSDSNGEIPVKSVAKTFASGKTEKYVYQCMKEVNLPFEKNDTIHPDDWTFEKFYQLYHKICPRSDIEELFHSITQGKSNYINAKQLIEFLNERQRDPRLNEILYPIYDEKRALEIMATYEQNPDLTKQGLLSQDGLIRYLMSNENAPVFLDRLDVYMDMDQSLSHYYCNSSHNTYLTGRQFGGKSSVEMYRQVLLAGCRCVELDCWDGKGEDQEPIITHGKAMCTDILFKDVIYAIRDCAFVTSPYPVILSFENHCSKKQQYKLAKYCDEILGDLLLREPLINFHLEPRMPLPSPNDLKYKIVIKNKRLNPEDEKVELELWKKGQLAQDEDEENEDPSAILTTEDIGNILESLDKKEYAEPEQIAMANYRYTGATQHIHPYLSSLVNYAQPIKFQGFDVAEEREICYHMSSFAENTALGYLKTQAIEFVNYNKRQLSRIYPKGTRADSSNFLPQVFWNAGCQMVALNFQTPDLPMQLNQGKFEYNGGCGYLLKPDFMRRKDRIFDPFAESPVDGVIAAQCSVRVISGQFLSDKKVGTYVEVDMYGLPTDTIRKEFRTRMVPANGLNPVYNEEPFVFRKVVLPDLAVLRIAVYDENGKMLGQRILPLDGLQAGYRHISLRTEGNFPMSLPMLFICIELKIYVPDGLGDLMDALSDPRAFLSAQEKRIAQMKAMGIEETDIQNLALIKQQRDDEIRREEYKIDNITIDMVKDDKFYVRILRKLNKEMDNLRKKHQKERTQIQKNQCLAIEKLMKTAKSVDCDDMSQDPTMMELVRQQIKQWSEMIDRHHQEELELYKTNTISESKILRKLFQQLQILQVKHLETLFEKENKEMKAKQAKISVETAKEVANDKTLRNKAEKERRLKEKNSNNTKKFIEERKAAAVRQNKEREKIKKIHEKQCQDLEKFIENRLEIYKNELLEYELESKIRFYV from the exons ATGACTAAAGCATATGAATTTAATTGGTGTAGAACAGTTCCTAGTGAATTACTTAATGGTAACACGTTCGACGTCTGGGAGGAAGTTTTTATAGGATCAAAg GAAAAAGGAGAAATAATCTACGAACAAGATGCATTGGTACAGGTCGACAAATTTGgcttttttatttattggaAATCCGAAGGAAAA GAAGGACAAGTTTTAGAATTATGTCAAGTGAATGACATTCGTGCCGGTGGAGTTCCAAAG GACATCAGACTACTAGCTGAATTACAAAATCGATACAAGTATAATCTTGAAGAGATTTCATTAACAATCTGCAGTGGAACTGATATGGTCAACATTAACTATACGCACATTGTTGGACCAAATCCAGAAATAGCAAAA ATTTGGCAATTAGGATTACGATCCataacgaataataataaagcaAATAATGTTTGCCCGAtgatttgtttaaaaaaaca CTGGATGAAATTGGGTTTTCTAAGTGATTCCAATGGCGAAATACCAGTTAAAAG TGTGGCTAAAACTTTTGCATCGGGCAAAACGGAAAAATATGTTTACCAATGCATGAAAGAAGTAAATTTACCATTTGAAAAg AATGATACGATTCATCCGGATGATTggacatttgaaaaattctatcAACTTTATCATAAAATTTGTCCTCGAAGTGATATTGAAGAATTGTTCCATTCAAT AACGCAAGGAAAATCCAACTACATCAATGCAAAACAATTGATCGAGTTCCTTAACGAG agaCAACGTGATCCTCGACTAAATGAAATATTATATCcaatttatgatgaaaaacgaGCCTTAGAAATTATGGCCACATATGAACAGAATCCGGACCTAACCAAACAAGGTCTACTCTCTCAAGATGGCCTAATTCGTTATCTAATGTCAAATGAGAATGCGCCCGTATTCTTAGACAGGCTGGATGTATACATGGATATGGaccaatcattatcacaCTATTATTGTAATTCTAGTCATAACACATATTTGACAGGAAGACAATTTGGTGGAAAATCATCAGTAGAaat GTATCGACAAGTTTTATTGGCTGGATGTCGTTGTGTTGAACTTGATTGTTGGGATGGTAAAGGAGAAGACCAAGAGCCAATCATCACTCACGGAAAAGCAATGTGCACggatattttattcaaa GATGTTATCTATGCCATTCGTGATTGTGCATTTGTTACTTCACCATATCCAGTGATATTATCgtttgaaaatcattgcAG caaaaaacaacaatataaatTGGCTAAATATTGTGATGAAATATTGGGCGATCTATTGCTGAGAGAACCACTTATAAACTTTCATTTAGAACCAAGAATGCCCCTTCCTAGCCCTAATGATTTAAAGTATAAAATTGTgattaaaaataaacgacTGAATCCTGAAGATGAAAAAGTGGAATTGGAACTTTGGAAAAAAGGTCAACTAGCacaagatgaagatgaagagaATGAAGATCCATCGGCAATCTTAACAACTGAAGATATCGGTAATATTCTTGAAT cTTTAGACAAAAAG GAATATGCTGAACCTGAACAAATAGCAATGGCCAATTATCGATATACGGGAGCTACGCAACACATTCATCCTTATTTGTCTTCATTGGTCAATTATGCACAGCCCATTAAATTTCAAGGATTCGATGTAGCTGAAGAAAGAGAAATTTG TTATCATATGTCTTCGTTTGCGGAAAACACTGCATTAGGTTACCTCAAAACACAAGCCATTGAATTCGTTAACTACAACAAACGACAATTAAGCAGAATATATCCAAAAGGAACAAGAGCTGATTCGAGCAATTTTCTACCTCAAGTATTCTGGAATGCTGGTTGCCAGATGGTTGCATTAAATTTTCAGACACCCGATTTACCTATGCAATTGAATCAAGGAAAATTCGAATACAATGGCGGCTGTGGTTATCTTCTTAAACCGGATTTCATGAGAAGAAAAGATAGAATATTCGATCCGTTTGCTGAATCACCTGTTGATGGCGTTATTGCCGCTCAATGTTCCGTTAGGGTTATTAGTGGACAATTTTTGTCAGATAAAAAGGTGGGCACCTATGTTGAAGTCGATATGTATGGATTACCCACAGATACAATTAGAAAAGAATTCCGTACAAGAATGGTTCCTGCAAATGGCCTTAATCCGGTCTATAATGAAGAACCTTTTGTATTTCGCAAAGTTGTTCTCCCCGATTTGGCTGTTCTACGTATAGCtgtatatgatgaaaatggcaaaatgCTTGGCCAAAGAATCTTACCATTGGATGGTTTACAAGCAGGCTATAGACATATATCGCTTCGGACTGAAGGAAATTTTCCAATGTCATTACCaatgttgttcatttgtatTGAGCTTAAAATCTACGTACCAGATGGATTAGGTGATCTAATGGATGCACTTTCAGATCCTCGAGCATTTCTTTCTGCACAAGAAAAACGAATTGCTCAAATGAAAGCGATGGGCATTGAAGAAACGGATATTCAAAATCTGGCTCTtattaaacaacaacgagaTGATGAAATCCGACGAGAAGAATACAAGATTGATAATATTACCATCGATATGGTAAAAGATGATAAATTCTATGTTCGTATCCTTCGTAAACTTAACAAGGAGATGGATAATTTGAGAAAGAAACACCAGAAAGAACGAACACAAATTCAAAAGAACCAATGTCTAGCTATTGAAAAACTAATGAAAACAGCCAAAAGtgttgattgtgatgatatgAGTCAAGATCCGACCATGATGGAATTAGTTAGACAGCAAATTAAACAATGGTCAGAGATGATCGATCGACATCATCAAGAAGAATTGGaattatataaaacaaacacaataaGTGAAAGTAAAATATtgagaaaattatttcaacagCTTCAAATTTTACAAGTCAAACATCTAGAaacattatttgaaaaagaaaataaagaaatgaaaGCTAAACAGGCAAAAATTTCGGTAGAAACGGCAAAAGAAGTGGCCAATGATAAAACATTGAGAAATAAAGCCGAAAAAGAACGACGATTAAAGGAGaaaaatagtaataatacgaaaaaatttattgaagaaagaaaagcaGCGGCCGTTCGACAGAATAAAGAAcgggaaaaaataaaaaagattcatgaaaaacaatGTCAGGACttggaaaaattcattgaaaat agattGGAGATTTACAAGAACGAGCTTCTTGAATATGAATTGGAAAGCAAAATTCGGTTctatgtatga
- the LOC124490852 gene encoding JNK1/MAPK8-associated membrane protein — MSTSCPGIYCGRIWINDSWSDCMACPRGFRSNNDHICEQCDNDLQLYDWIYLSFMVVIFVLIQLYFVDKSTRSDKLNFISLTFFTAIFCETILASVLSVLLSNDWKLELKTCGVKSFSDWYTLFYNPSLNEHFHCTNEAVYPLYSIVFLFYLISLGFVLIRHFYLRVVSCIIYLLTSSSQIKNLYSKNFLTKNIYYVLYSIPALMFIHAMLAGVIYYVFPYLLIIGSVISIAIHFSYHIDQSYVYLFHAMFHFRNLIIVLCHWALHVFGIVSVTEMKGKYDYLLLLLVPFPTLFYIFTSKFSDPSKL; from the exons ATGTCCACTTCTTGTCCTGGAATTTATTGTGGCCGAATTTGGATCAATGATTCTTGGAGCGATTGTATG GCATGTCCTCGCGGATTTCGTTCGAACAACGATCACATTTGTGAACAATGTGACAACGATCTGCAGCTTTATGATTGGATCTATCTATCTTTTATGGTCGTAATATTCGTATTGATTCAGCTATATTTCGTCGATAAGAGCACCAGATCGGATAAActgaattttatttcgttgACATTTTTTACGGCAATCTTTTGCGAGACAATATTGGCCTCAGTTCTTTCAGTACTTTTGTCTAACGATTGGAAACTAGAGTTAAAAACTTGTGGTGTCAAATCTTTCTCTGATTGGTATACTCTTTTTTATAATCCATCATTGAACgaacattttcattgcaCAAATGAGGCCGTATATCCACTCTATTCAATCGTATTCCTATTCTATCTGATCTCACTTGGATTTGTATTGATTCGTCATTTTTATCTTCGTGTAGTTAGTTGCATTATATACTTATTGACATCTTCTAgccaaatcaaaaatctgTACTCCAAAAATTTCCTGactaaaaatatttattatgtCTTGTATTCGATTCCAGCATTGATGTTCATACACGCCATGTTGGCTGGTGTTATTT ATTACGTTTTTCCATATTTGTTAATTATTGGGTCGGTGATTTCTATTGCGATTCATTTTTCCTATCACATTGATCAAAGTTATGTGTATTTATTTCACGCcatgtttcattttcgaaatttgatcattgttCTTTGCCATTGGGCATTGCACGTATTTGGCATTGTTTCAGTGACTGAGATGAAAGGCAAATATGATTAtctcttattattattggtacCATTTCCTACATTGTTCTACATATTCACATCGAAATTCAGTGATCCATCAAAactttga